CCGGTGAAAATTCAGAACTTCAATTCTGCGATGCGTGTTGCGTCAGCCTATTATTCTGCCGATTTTACATTTAAAGACTATTTTACACTCTCAGCGACGGGAAGGGTGGACAAATTGTCAACCTTGCCTTCGGGAAGCAATTCTTTCTTTTATCCGTCAATTGCTTTATCTACTGTTATTTCTGACTATGTTCAGCTGCCTGAGCTAATTTCATTCCTAAAAATTCGCGGATCTTATGCCAATGTGAAAGACGGTTTGACTGCGTCAACGATCGGTACGACGTCAAGTAATACAAACCCGCTGGAATATGGTGATCAGTACAGGTCTCCATATGATGGCCCTTCTTACCAGAATGCAGCGGTATATTCAACACCGTTTGCATACAACAATACGCCTGCAGCTTATTTCACCAATCAGCTTGATAATCCTGGTTTAGTACCAAATACATCCTCACAAACGGAAGCTGGTCTGGATGTACGTGTGATGGAAAACAGGCTCGGACTTGACGTAACTTATTTCGTTTCAAACGACGGCCCGAGGATCTTCGCGCTGCCGGTGTCGACTACAACGGGTTACAGCTCGGCACTTGTGAACGGTATCAAAACCAAAAAAACGGGGTGGGAGGCCTCTCTTAGCGGTTCGCCAATCCGTAGCGAAAATGGGTTCAATTGGGATATAGTAGCCAACTACTCCACTTTCAAAGAGGTATTGACCGAAATTTATCCTGGCCAGGACGCATTGAACACCTTCTTCCGTGTGGGCGACAGGATGGACAAATATTATGGTCGCGCATTTGCAAAAACAACTGACGGGCAGATCATTAACGACGATTCGGGGAGGCCAATTTATTCGCCTGTGAACCAGTTCCTGGGGTATGTTAATCCAAAATTCGTATTGGGTATCAACAACAAATTCAATTATAAGAATATCAATTTCAGCTTCCAGTTCGATGGTCGTTTCGGTGGGGTGATCTCTAACTATATTCAGAAGCAAACTTTCCGTGGTGGTCGCCATATTGAGCTGATCCAGGGGCAGTTAGGAGCTTCCAGAGAAACGGATTACCAGGCATTCAAGAACAATACCGAAAACAAAACGTATGTGGGGGAAGGTGTGCAGGTGGCGAATGGAGCTGCGCTTAATTTTGATGCAGACGGGAAGATCACCAATCTCGCGGAACTAAACTTCAAGCCTAATGCAACTGCGCAAAACGTGCAGGATTGGGTAAGCCGCTATTATAACAGCGACGAGGGTAATTTGATGAGCCGGTCTTTCGGAATGCTGCGCGAGGTGGTTTTGGGCTATACGCTTCCACAAAGCTGGCTGACAAAAAGCAAATTTATCCACAATGCATCGGTGTCTTTGGTAGGAAGAAACCTGTTGTATTTCGCGGAGAAGAAAGATCTGGACCTGAACCAGTTCGTATCGGGCGGCAGCTCTGATCTGCAAACGCCTTCTGTGCGTCGCTACGGGGTTAATGTAAGCCTCACATTCTAGTCTCTGGTTTTAATCTGTCATTTGAAAATATTGGTAACGATGAAATTCAACTATAAAATCATAGGATTGAGCACTGTTTTCGCCCTGATGCTGTCGGGCTGCGAGCGGAGCTTCGAGGATCTGGAAAGAGATCCAAACCGCCCTGTAACGGCACCCGCGTCGCTCGTTTTAAAGGGTATTGAAATGGATATGTACGCCAATACCGGCACACCTTTCAGCGACGAAATGCGCTGGAACCAGTTTTATGCGATTAATTACAACTATTACGGTAATAACGAATACCAGTGGTCAACCTTTGACGACCATTATCCGACGCTGAAAAATGTCGTTAAAATGGAAGAAGAAGCGAGGCGGGCCGGTGCGGCCGAGGTCAATGTTTATTCTGCGCTCGGCAAGTTTTTCAGGGCTTTTTTCATTGATCAAATGTCCGTTCGTGCCGGAGATCTTCCGATGAGCGAAGCGTTGCTGGGTTTAGAAAATCTGAATCCGAAATATGATTCGCAAAAGGATGTCTATATGCAGATATTGACGTGGCTTGACCAGTCAAATGCGGAAATGACGTCGCTGATCGCAGCGGGGGATACCAAGGTTACCGGCGATTTCTACCTGGGCGAAGACCTCAAAAAATGGCAGAAGGTGGTGAATGGTTTTCGTTTAAGGATGCTGATCCGTCTGAGCAAAAAGGAAAATGAAGCGGGTATGAATGTGAAGAGCCAGTTTGCAGAGATTATTTCCAACCCAGCCAAATATCCGATCATGGCGGGAATGGACGATAACCTGGAATTTGAGTTCAATATTTTTAACAAGTACCCGTCCAATCCCGACAATTTTGGTTTTGATGCTACCAGGCAAAATATGGCCCAAACTTATGTAGGCTTGCTCACCGCCCGGAAAGACCCGCGCGTGATGGTGACAACAGAGCCGGCAGGAGCACAGCTGAAAGCAGGTAAACTGCCTTCTGATTTTTCGGCCTTTATAGCAGCCAGCTCCGGGGAAGACCTTTCGGATATGTCTAACAAAGCGGGGAAAGACAATGGTGCTGGTTTTGCTCCGGGTGAATATTCATTTCAGAGCAGGTCGAGGTACTATTCCAATTACACGGGAGAAAATACGTTCATCATCGGGTATCCTGAATTGTGCTTCAACATTGCTGAGGGGATTAACCGGGGCTGGGCAACCGGAAGTGCAGAGGACTGGTACAAAAAAGGTATCAAGGCTTCGCAGGAATTTTATGGAGTAAAAACCGGCGCATTGACAATGACCTATTCCAAAACAGGCGGGCGCGCGTCGACCGACTTTGTCAATTATACGATCAATTTCAATTTTGACGAATACTACGCACAGCCCCTTGTGAAATATGCGGGTAACACGGTTGCGGGTCTGGAACAGATCGTCACGCAGAAGTATCTGGCATTCTTTATGAACTCTGGAATGGAAGCGTATTTTAACTACCGCAGGACTGGTTTTCCAAAGTTTATGACTGGCGTTGGAACTGGAAATTCGGGCAGGATAGCGGTGCGCTGGCAATATCCTCTGACCGAGCGGACAACGAACGAAGCTAACTACAAAGCTGCTATTCAGAGTCAATTTTCGGGAAAAGATGATATTAATGACCTGATCTGGCTTTCAAAGTAATGCCGATGCATGTTGACAATGCCGTTGTCGGGGTCTCTATTGATGTTGTTTGATGTCTCTGTTGGTGTTCTCTTGCCCCTGTTGGTTTTGTCTTGCCCCTGTTGGTGTTGTCTTGCCTCTGTTGGTGTTGTCACCAACATTTGTACCAGCGCTGGTTAGGTCGTTGGTGACAACACCAACGAAGGCAAGACAACATTAACGAAGGCATCAACATACCAACGAAGGCGGAGAGGCCGATGAATAACAAAAGAAGGAGCGACATTGCCGCTCCTTCTTTTGTTTGACGCCTATGTTGGTGTTGTCACCAGCAATTGTCACCAACATTTGTACCAGCGCTGGTCAGTCGTTGGTGACAACACCAACGAAGGCAAGACAACACCAACGAAGGCAAATACCAACGAACACAAGACAATATCAACGAAGGCGGAAAGGCCGATGAATAACAAAAGAAGGAGCGACATTGCCGCTCCTTCTTTTGTTTGACGCCCCTGTTGGTGTTGTCACCAACATTTGTACCAGCGCTGGTCAGGTCGTTGGTGACAACACCAACGAAGGCAAATACCAACGAACGCAAGACAATACCAACGAAGGCAAGACAACACCAACGAAGGCAGTAATCAATGCGCTTCCAGCCAGTTAGCGCCGACACCAATCCCCGTCTCCATTTTCACGATCATCGGAATCGCATTACGCATCAAATCGTCTACTTTTTCTTTCAGGAAATCAATTTCGTCGCGGTGCACATCGAATACCAATTCGTCATGTACTTGCAGGATCATGCGCGATTTCAGCTTTTCTTTTTGCATGAAATCGTGGATATTGATCATCGCAACTTTGATCATATCTGCTGCCGAGCCCTGGATGGGAGCGTTAATGGCATTTCGTTCTGCATAGCCACGGTTCGTCTGGTTGCCTGATATGATATCGGGCAGGTACCGTCTTCTTCCCAGGATCGTTTCAACATATTTTTTCTCACGCGCGTCGTTGACAATCCGGTCCATGTAACCTTTGACAGCCGGAAACTCTTCGAAATATGCCCTGATAATTTCGCTGGCTTCACCACGTGGTATACCAAGCCGCTGCGCCAGTCCAAATGCTGAAATGCCATAAATAATTCCAAAATTGACCATTTTAGATTTCCGGCGCATGTCGGATGTTACTTCTTCGAGGGGCACGCCGAAAACTTTGCTGGCCGTGGTTGCATGGATATCACGTCCCTGGTTGAATGCCTCGGTCATACTCGCGTCCTGACTGAATGCCGCCATAATACGCAGCTCTATTTGCGAATAATCGGCAGAGAGGATTTGAAAATCGTCGTTATCCGGTACAAATGCTTTTCTGATCTCCCGGCCACGCGGCGTACGGATCGGGATGTTCTGCAAGTTGGGGTTGGTAGAACTAAGGCGGCCCGTAGCTGCAACAGCCTGATTATAAGACGTATGTATCCGACCGCTTTTTCTACTTACCAGCAGCGGTAGCGCGTCCACATAGGTCGATTTCAGCTTTTGCAGTTCGCGGTAATCGAGGATTTTCCGCGCGATCATGTGGTTATTTTCAAGATCGGACAGAATATCCTCGCCTGTCGCATACTGCCCGGTTTTAGTCTTTTTGGGCTTTTCGATCAGCTTCATTTTTTCAAATAAAACTTCTCCCAGCTGCTTCGGCGAGCTGATATTAAACGATTGGCCAGCCGCCTCGTAGATTTCGGACTCCGTTATACGTAAGTCGGATTCCAGTACAGCCGACATTTCCTTCAAGGCATTAATATCCAGCCTTACCCCCGTACTTTCCATCGAAGCTAGCACTTTGAGCAGCGGCATTTCAACGTCATAGTAGAGTTTTGAAGCACCCACCTTCGGAATTTCACGGGTAAAAATGGTATTGAGCTGCAAAGTAATATCTGCGTCCTCTCCGGCATATTGCGTGATCTCGGGAATTGAAACATCCCGCATCGTTCCTTGTTTTACGCCTTTTTTACCGATGAGCGAGGTAATTGAAACGGGGTCATAGTTGAGATAGGACGCGGCCAGAATATCCATTCCGTGCCGCTTATCCGGTTCCAGGATATAATGGGCAAGCATGGTGTCGCTCATTTTTCCTTTTACCTCAATACCGTAATTTTTCAGGATAAGCAGATCGTACTTAATATTCTGGCCGATCTTTTCAATAGACTCATTTTCAAAAACTTCCCTGAAGTTTTCCACAATTTCCTGGGCTTTGTCGCGATCTGCCGGTACGGGGATGTAAAATGCCTCGCCAGCCAGGTAGGAAAAGGAAAGTCCGACAAGTTCGGCATCGATCGTATCCAGGGAAGTTGTTTCGGTGTCAAAACAAAATGACTCCTGCAAACTGAGGTAATATGCCAGACTTTTCATTAGCTCCGGCGTATCGACCGTATGGTAGCGGTGAAAAGTATTGTCGATTGTCCTTCGGGTAGTCGGTATCCTCAGGTCTTCGTACGCTTGCTCGGGTGCGTCGTCGTCGGCTATGCCTTCGCTAAGAATGGCAGGCTGTTTGCCGACTTCTTCCGTCGGGTTGCCAAACAAGTCGAGCTGTGCTTTCTGGGGCTTCGAGGCCGTGCGGGAAACCTGAGTGGTTTGGATCGGCTGACCGACTCCAAGTACGCGTTGTTTTAATGTTTTGAATTCCAGCTCATCGAAAAGCGCTACAATCTGGTCGGCATTCGCGGGACAAATGGTCAGATCTTCGGCGTCGAATGGTACCGGCACTTTAATATCGATCGTCGCGAGTTGTTTACTAAGGATCGCTTTATCGAAATTATCCCTGATTTTTTCACCCAGTTTACCTTTGATCTCGTCGGCGTGGGTGATCAGGTTTTCAATCGTGTCATATTCCTCTATCAGTTTCTGGGCCGTTTTCTCGCCTACACCAGGAACGCCGGGAATATTGTCGACCGCGTCGCCCATCAGGCCCAGAATATCAATAACCTGGTCAATGCGTTTGATCTGCCAGCGTTCGAGGATCTGGTCCACGCCAAGTACTTCGGCGCCTTTTCCCAGGAATGCAGGCTTATATATATACACATGCTGTTCCACCAACTGGCCGTAATCCTTGTCGGGCGTCATCATAAAGACTTCGAAGCCGGCATTGGATGCTTCCTTGGCGATGGTACCAATGATATCGTCGGCCTCATAACCGTCGAGTTCAAGTATGGGAATGCACATCGCTTTGAGCAACCTTTTTACGAGCGGAATCGCAACGGTGATATCTTCCGGCTGCTCCTGGCGCTGGGCTTTGTATGCCTCAAACTGCACATGGCGGAAGGTGGGAGCTGCGGTATCGAACGCTACTCCGATGTGTGTAGGCTTTTCTTTTTGCAAAACTTCCAGCAGTGTATTTGTAAAACCGAATACGGCGCTGGTATTTAATCCTTTCGAAGTTATCCTCGGTGCTTTGATAAAAGCGAAGTGTGCACGGTATATCAACGCCATCGCGTCGAGCAGGAAAAGCTTATGAACGGGTTTATCCATGAGGTAAGAATGGTTATGGAATTCAAATATAGTGTATGTAAAAAGACTGAGACGGATTACTGGTGATTTTTTGTAGATTGCTGATTAAGAAGCTTCTAGCGATATTATTCTTTCTAAAAGTTAACTACGTATAGTATTTGTAGTTATTATTTTAAATATAAATCTAATATTACTTTTGAATAATTTTATTCATTTTAAAAGTATTAAAAGAATTGTATTATTTGGGCGGAATAAATTTACCAAGCTAATTAAAAGAAAAGTACTTGTTTTAATATTTAACCTTTAATTATGTTTTATACTATCAATAAAAATTAAACTTATAATAAGTTTTAAAATAATTATACCTTTAATACTTACTATACATTGATAACTTTTAATATTATCACACCAATGAGAATTATTTT
This Dyadobacter sp. UC 10 DNA region includes the following protein-coding sequences:
- a CDS encoding SusD/RagB family nutrient-binding outer membrane lipoprotein, which codes for MKFNYKIIGLSTVFALMLSGCERSFEDLERDPNRPVTAPASLVLKGIEMDMYANTGTPFSDEMRWNQFYAINYNYYGNNEYQWSTFDDHYPTLKNVVKMEEEARRAGAAEVNVYSALGKFFRAFFIDQMSVRAGDLPMSEALLGLENLNPKYDSQKDVYMQILTWLDQSNAEMTSLIAAGDTKVTGDFYLGEDLKKWQKVVNGFRLRMLIRLSKKENEAGMNVKSQFAEIISNPAKYPIMAGMDDNLEFEFNIFNKYPSNPDNFGFDATRQNMAQTYVGLLTARKDPRVMVTTEPAGAQLKAGKLPSDFSAFIAASSGEDLSDMSNKAGKDNGAGFAPGEYSFQSRSRYYSNYTGENTFIIGYPELCFNIAEGINRGWATGSAEDWYKKGIKASQEFYGVKTGALTMTYSKTGGRASTDFVNYTINFNFDEYYAQPLVKYAGNTVAGLEQIVTQKYLAFFMNSGMEAYFNYRRTGFPKFMTGVGTGNSGRIAVRWQYPLTERTTNEANYKAAIQSQFSGKDDINDLIWLSK
- the polA gene encoding DNA polymerase I; its protein translation is MDKPVHKLFLLDAMALIYRAHFAFIKAPRITSKGLNTSAVFGFTNTLLEVLQKEKPTHIGVAFDTAAPTFRHVQFEAYKAQRQEQPEDITVAIPLVKRLLKAMCIPILELDGYEADDIIGTIAKEASNAGFEVFMMTPDKDYGQLVEQHVYIYKPAFLGKGAEVLGVDQILERWQIKRIDQVIDILGLMGDAVDNIPGVPGVGEKTAQKLIEEYDTIENLITHADEIKGKLGEKIRDNFDKAILSKQLATIDIKVPVPFDAEDLTICPANADQIVALFDELEFKTLKQRVLGVGQPIQTTQVSRTASKPQKAQLDLFGNPTEEVGKQPAILSEGIADDDAPEQAYEDLRIPTTRRTIDNTFHRYHTVDTPELMKSLAYYLSLQESFCFDTETTSLDTIDAELVGLSFSYLAGEAFYIPVPADRDKAQEIVENFREVFENESIEKIGQNIKYDLLILKNYGIEVKGKMSDTMLAHYILEPDKRHGMDILAASYLNYDPVSITSLIGKKGVKQGTMRDVSIPEITQYAGEDADITLQLNTIFTREIPKVGASKLYYDVEMPLLKVLASMESTGVRLDINALKEMSAVLESDLRITESEIYEAAGQSFNISSPKQLGEVLFEKMKLIEKPKKTKTGQYATGEDILSDLENNHMIARKILDYRELQKLKSTYVDALPLLVSRKSGRIHTSYNQAVAATGRLSSTNPNLQNIPIRTPRGREIRKAFVPDNDDFQILSADYSQIELRIMAAFSQDASMTEAFNQGRDIHATTASKVFGVPLEEVTSDMRRKSKMVNFGIIYGISAFGLAQRLGIPRGEASEIIRAYFEEFPAVKGYMDRIVNDAREKKYVETILGRRRYLPDIISGNQTNRGYAERNAINAPIQGSAADMIKVAMINIHDFMQKEKLKSRMILQVHDELVFDVHRDEIDFLKEKVDDLMRNAIPMIVKMETGIGVGANWLEAH